In a genomic window of Epinephelus lanceolatus isolate andai-2023 chromosome 3, ASM4190304v1, whole genome shotgun sequence:
- the psmd12 gene encoding 26S proteasome non-ATPase regulatory subunit 12, with amino-acid sequence MSEDRSERSDGKIVKMEIDYSSTVDQRLPECEKMAKEGKLQEAIESLLSLEKQTRTASDMVSTSRILVAVVQMCYEAKDWDALNENIMLLTKRRSQLKQAVAKMVQECYKYVDTVTDLTIKLRLIDTLRTVTAGKIYVEIERARLTKTLANIKEQSGEVKEAASILQELQVETYGSMEKKEKVEFILEQMRLCIAVKDYIRTQIISKKINTKFFQEEGTEESKLKYYNLMIQVDQHEGSYLSICKHYRAIYDTPCILEDSSKWQQALKSVVLYVILAPYDNEQSDLVHRISADKKLEEIPKYKDLLKQFTTMELMRWASLVEDYGKELREGSPDSPATDVFSYSEEGEKRWKDLKNRVVEHNIRIMAKYYTRITMKRMAGLLDLSIDESEEFLSSLVVNKTIYAKVDRLAGIINFQRPKDPNDLLNDWSHKLNSLMSLVNKTTHLIAKEEMIHNLQ; translated from the exons ATGTCTGAGGACCGGTCTGAACGCTCAGATGGAAAGATTGTCAAGATGGAGATCGACTACAGTTCAACTGTAGACCAGCGTCTCCCGGAGTGTGAAAAGATGGCTAAA GAAGGTAAGCTGCAGGAGGCCATTGAGAGTTTGTTGTCATTGGAAAAGCAAACCAGAACG GCATCAGACATGGTGTCTACCTCCAGAATCCTTGTGGCTGTGGTCCAGATGTGTTATGAAGCCAAGGACTGGGATGCCCTGAATGAAAACATCATGTTGCTCACCAAAAGGAGGAGTCAGCTGAAAcag GCTGTTGCCAAGATGGTGCAAGAATGTTACAAATATGTGGATACTGTGACTGATCTGACCATCAAGCTGAGACTCATCGACACACTTCGCACCGTGACTGCTGGCAAG ATCTATGTAGAGATTGAGCGTGCCAGGCTGACGAAGACCTTGGCCAACATCAAGGAACAGAGCGGAGAGGTCAAAGAGGCAGCCTCCATTCTTCAGGAGCTGCAG GTGGAGACTTATGGGTCCATGGAGAAAAAGGAGAAGGTGGAGTTTATCTTGGAACAGATGAGGCTTTGCATCGCTGTCAAGGATTACATCCGCACTCAGATCATCAGCAAGAAGATCAACACCAAATTCTTCCAAGAGGAAGGCACTGAG GAGTCGAAGCTGAAGTACTACAACCTGATGATTCAGGTAGACCAACACGAGGGCTCCTACCTGTCTATCTGCAAACACTACCGGGCCATCTATGACACCCCCTGCATCTTGGAGGACAGCAGCAAGTGGCAACAG GCCCTGAAGAGCGTGGTGCTGTACGTGATTCTTGCCCCGTACGACAACGAGCAGTCAGACCTTGTGCACAGAATCAGTGCGGACAAGAAATTGGAAGAAATCCCTAAATACAA GGACCTACTGAAACAATTCACCACTATGGAGCTGATGCGCTGGGCCTCCCTGGTGGAGGATTATGGGAAGGAGCTGAGAGAGGGCTCACCTGACAGCCCTGCCACAGACGTCTTCTCTTACtcagaagagggagagaaacgGTGGAAGGACCTGAAGAACAGAGTGGTGGAGCAT AACATCAGAATAATGGCCAAATATTACACCAGAATCACAATGAAGAGGATGGCTGGACTCCTCGACCTCTCTATTGAC GAATCAGAAGAGTTCCTCTCCAGCCTAGTCGTAAACAAGACCATCTACGCCAAGGTCGACCGGCTGGCCGGCATCATCAACTTCCAGAGGCCGAAAGACCCCAACGACCTGCTCAACGACTGGTCGCACAAACTCAACTCTCTCATGTCTCTGGTCAACAAAACCACACATCTCATCGCCAAGGAGGAGATGATCCACAACTTGCAGTGA